The Panthera uncia isolate 11264 chromosome C2, Puncia_PCG_1.0, whole genome shotgun sequence genome contains a region encoding:
- the NRROS gene encoding transforming growth factor beta activator LRRC33, with protein MELLPLWLCLGFHFLTVEWRNQSGMATAASQGGCELVDGVANCRGQNLASVPSDLPPYSQMLILDANPLKILWNHSLQHYPLLESLSLHRCHLERIGRGAFQGQARLRSLELPDNSLSENYKETAAAFHHLQALQRLDLSGNSLTEDMVALMLQNLSSLEAVSLARNTIMRLDDSVFEGLGHLRELDLQRNYIFEIEGGAFDGLTELRHLNLAYNNLPCIVDFSLTQLRFLNVSYNVLEWFLASGGEAAFELETLDLSHNQLLFFPLLPQCSKLHTLLLRDNNMGFYGDLYNTSSPREMVAQFLLVDGNVTNITTVNLWEEFASSDLADLHFLDMSQNQFQYLPDGFLKKMPSLSHLNLNQNCLMTLHIREHEPPGALTELDLSQNQLSELHLAPGLPGCLRSLRSFNLSSNQLMGIPTGLFADASNLTTIDMSHNQISLCPQPAGLDLPAPPSCVDFRNVASLRSLSLKGCGLGALQDCSFQGTALTHLDLSGNWGVLNGTVAPLRGIAPTLQVLSLRNVGLSSSFRELDFSGFGNLRDLDLSGNSLTSFPRFRGSLALQTLDLRRNSLTALPQGAVSEQLTRSLRTIYLSQNPYDCCGVEGWGSLQRLHAIADSAMVTCNLSSKVIRLIELPGGVPQDCKWERVDMGLLYLVLILPSCLTLLVACTVIFLTFKKPLLQVIKSRCHWSSIY; from the exons ATGGAGTTACTGCCCCTCTGGCTGTGCCTGGGTTTTCACTTCTTGACAGTGGAATGGAGGAATCAAAGTGGAATGGCCACAGCAGCTTCCCAAGGGGGCTGCGAGTTG GTTGATGGAGTAGCCAATTGCCGAGGGCAGAACCTTGCATCAGTGCCCAGCGATCTCCCTCCCTACTCCCAGATGCTCATCCTGGATGCCAACCCGCTTAAGATCCTGTGGAACCATTCCCTCCAGCACTACCCTCTCCTGGAGAGCCTCAGTCTGCACAGGTGCCACCTGGAGCGCATCGGCCGCGGCGCCTTCCAAGGGCAGGCCCGTCTGCGCAGCCTGGAGCTGCCCGACAACTCCCTCTCAGAGAACTACAAGGAGACAGCGGCTGCCTTCCACCACCTGCAGGCCCTGCAGAGGCTGGACTTGTCAGGGAACTCCCTGACAGAAGACATGGTGGCCCTCATGCTCCAGAACCTCTCTTCGCTGGAGGCTGTGTCCCTGGCGAGGAACACCATCATGAGGCTCGACGACTCTGTCTTTGAGGGCCTGGGGCACCTCAGGGAGCTGGATTTGCAGAGAAACTACATCTTTGAGATTGAGGGTGGCGCTTTCGATGGCTTGACTGAGCTGAGACACCTCAACCTGGCCTATAACAACCTCCCTTGCATCGTGGACTTCAGCCTCACACAGCTACGGTTCCTCAACGTCAGCTACAACGTCCTGGAATGGTTCCTGGCGTCAGGGGGAGAGGCTGCCTTTGAGCTGGAGACGCTGGACCTCTCCCACAATCAGCTGCTCTTTTTCCCACTCTTGCCCCAGTGCAGCAAGTTGCACACGCTCCTGCTGCGGGACAACAACATGGGCTTCTACGGGGACCTGTACAACACCTCTTCGCCGCGGGAGATGGTGGCCCAGTTCCTCCTTGTGGATGGCAATGTGACCAACATCACCACTGTCAACCTCTGGGAAGAGTTTGCGTCCAGCGACCTTGCGGACCTACACTTCCTGGATATGAGCCAGAACCAGTTCCAATACCTGCCTGATGGATTCCTAAAGAAAAtgccttccctctcccacctGAACCTCAACCAGAATTGCCTGATGACGCTCCACATCCGAGAGCACGAGCCCCCAGGGGCGCTCACTGAGCtggacctgagccagaaccagcTGTCAGAGCTGCACTTGGCCCCGGGGCTCCCCGGCTGCCTGAGGAGCCTCCGGTCATTCAACTTGAGCTCCAATCAGCTCATGGGTATCCCCACTGGCCTTTTTGCTGATGCCAGTAACCTCACTACAATTGACATGAGCCACAATCAGATCTCACTTTGTCCCCAGCCGGCTGGCTTGGACCTCCCGGCCCCCCCAAGCTGTGTGGATTTTAGGAACGTGGCATCTTTGAGGAGCCTCTCTCTCAAGGGCTGCGGGCTGGGGGCATTACAAGACTGCTCGTTCCAGGGGACTGCCCTCACCCACTTAGACCTGTCTGGCAACTGGGGGGTTCTGAATGGGACCGTCGCCCCTCTCCGGGGTATCGCCCCCACGTTACAGGTCCTGTCTCTGAGGAATGTGGGCCTCAGTTCTAGCTTCAGGGAGTTGGACTTCTCTGGGTTTGGGAATCTGAGAGACTTGGATCTGTCAGGGAATTCTTTGACCAGTTTCCCACGGTTCAGGGGCAGCCTGGCCCTGCAGACCCTGGATCTCCGCCGAAACTCGCTCACAGCCCTTCCCCAGGGGGCCGTGTCTGAGCAGCTCACGAGAAGTCTGCGGACCATCTACCTCAGTCAGAATCCGTATGACTGCTGtggggtggagggctgggggtCCCTGCAGCGCCTGCACGCCATTGCCGATTCGGCCATGGTCACTTGCAACCTCTCCTCCAAGGTCATTCGCCTGATTGAGCTGCCCGGAGGCGTGCCTCAGGACTGCAAATGGGAGCGGGTGGACATGGGCCTGCTGTACCTTGTGCTCATTCTTCCCAGCTGCCTCACCCTGCTGGTGGCCTGCACCGTCATCTTCCTCACTTTCAAGAAGCCCCTGCTTCAGGTCATCAAGAGCCGCTGCCACTGGTCTTCCATATACTGA